Genomic window (Leptotrichia sp. oral taxon 212):
TGACTTAAACTGGGAAAATCCAGAAGTCAGGCAAGAACTGTACAAAATCGTAAATTACTGGCTGGAAAAAGGAATTGCAGGTTTCAGGGTAGATGCTATAAATTCAATAAAAAAAGATAAGGATTATCTGGATTTACCTGTTGATGGTGCAGATGGGCTTGCACATAATATAAAGTACACTTTGAATCAGCCGGGAATTGAGGGATTCTTAACAGAACTGGCAGAAAAAACATTTAAGAAGTATAATTGTATGACTGTAGCTGAAACACCTTTGCTGGAATACGAAAGATATAGTGATTTTATTGGTGAAGGCGGATTTTTTTCAATGATTTTTGATTTCAGCTATTCTGATTTGGATATGGCGAAAGAAGGTTTTTACTATTCAGTGCAGGATGTGAAAGTGAGAGAATTAAGAAATAAAATTTTTGAAAGTCAGCTGACACAGCAGAAATATGGCTGGGGAGCACCATTTTTAGAAAATCACGATTTGCCAAGAAGTTTGAATAAATTTTTTGGAGAAAAGGCAAATGAAACAAATGCCAAACTGCTTGGAAATGTATTCTTCTTTTTGCGTGGAACCCCTTTCATTTATCAGGGACAGGAAATAGGAATGGACAACTTTGTAAGAAATGATATCTCAGAATTTGACGATATTGCCAGCAAAGACCAGTATCAGCGTGCACTGGGAGAAGGTTTTTCTCCTAAAGAAGCACTATATTTTGTAAATAAACGTAGCCGTGACAATTCTAGAACTCCTATGCAATGGGATGAAGGTAAAAATGCTGGTTTTTCAGAAGATGAAAATATAAAATCATGGATAAAACTAACAGGAAGGCATACTGTAACAAATGTAAAAAATCAATTAAATGATGAAGATTCAATTTTTGCCCATTATAAAAATATGATTGAGTTACGGCAAAATGGAAAATATTCAGATTGTCTGATTTATGGAGAATTTATTCCTGTATTATTGAAAAATGATAAAATAATTGCATATATAAGAAAATATGAAAATCAGAATATTCTTTGTATTAATAATTTTTCTGATAAAAAGCAGCAAGTGGAATTAAGCGAGATTGCAAAAAGTATTAGCGAGAAAGAAATTAAACTGGCAGATATTCTGATTAATAATTATAAAAATATTGAAAATGATAGCGAAGTGTTAGCTCTTGAAGGATATCAAAGTTTGTTAGTAGAATTTCAAATATTATAAAGGATTTTACGGAAATATCAATAAATAATCTCAAATTTGATAATTAGATAAAGTAAAAAACTGCCTTTTATTCTTACAAATATTCTGTACTTAAAATCTTAAATACAAGATTAGAAGTATAGCATAAAATAGGAATATTAGACAGTTTTCTATTTTATTTATCATTAAAATATTTAATTCTTTTTGGAGTACTTTCCATTTTTTCAATAACATTACCTGGAAGATATATTTCAATGATGGATTTTTTATCAGAATAATATCTGACAAAAATTTTTATATATTCATTTGAAAAATCAAAAGAATCGTTATCCTTAAAATAACTGATGGAATCAATATCTTTCAATTTAAAAGTGCGAAGGAGTTCTTCAATTTTTGGATAATATCTTTTTATTTCATTGAGTTTTCGTGTAAGGGTGTAAAATAAAACTATCGGAGATTTAACGGTTTTAAATTCACTTACATAAAGTTTCAAATTATCTGATGCGAGATTGAGCATTAATGTTCTTTTCAAATTTTTTTCAAAATTTTCAGAAAAAGAACTCTTAGCATGATTTATATTGTCATATACATATTTATATCCCCTCTTTGCTACATACAGTACAAATAAACGATAAATTTCTTCAGGATTAGAAATTTTTTCTTTAATAAGCTCAAGCATTTTATAGATTGTATTGTCATATGGACTGTAAGGCTGTCTTGATTTAGTTATAAAAAAATTGATAGAAACAATTTTATTGGTAGGTTTTCCGCTTTCCTTTATTTTTTCATATTTAACGGAAAAATCTGTAAAAGTATTTATATCCATTATAGCCTTTTTTAAAATATGTTTCTCAAAGTCAAAAAATCTTTCATACTTATTATCTGCATTAAGGTGCATTTTTACAGATGAAAGAGGAAGACAGACTTCATTTTTATCTTCGGCATTCTTGATAATATTGTTATAAAAACCAAATGAAAAGGAATCCGTCATAAAAATAAATTTTTCAATTTCAAGAAGAGAAAAGAAACTTTTTTTGAGAGAAAAACAGTTCTTGAATTCTTCTGTAAAAAATATCTGACAATAATCAGAGTGCAAAATAAAAGATGAAAGAATTCCAAAAAAACCGGAAAAATTAATGTCCGGAGAAAAAACAGAAAAAGATATATACTTTTCTGATAGAGCTTTAAAAAATGAATTAAAATTATTAATAGAAGAAAATTCAGGTATGGAAAGAATTTCTTCAAATCTGATTTCAGCTTTTTCCAGAAAATAGGAATCTGAAACAATTTTGAAAAATAATAATTTAAGAAATATCTTTTCATTTTTTGTTATTTTTTTAGAAAATTCAAGTTTAATATCCTTTTTCTGAAAATTTGTAAATTTTTGTGAAAAATATATGTTCATTTTGAAACTCCTAACTAACGAAAAAAAAATTATTTATTTCGTTTAGATTTTATATATAATTTTAATATTTATAAATTATATAAATATAAACGAAAAATATAAAAAAAATTCGTCTTTTTAATAATTATACATAAAATCGATAATAAAATCAATAAAATAAAAGCAATTATTATAAAAATATTATATAAATAATTAAGAAACAATTTTTTGACAAAATGACAAATGTGAGGTATAACGATAATGAAAACAATAAAGATAAAATTTTAATTTTAATGTGGAGGAAGAGAAAATGGGAAAAAGATTGCTTAGCTGCTTTACCAGTGATTTTAATAAAATGTCTGGTCAGGATTTAAAGAATGCAATAAAGGCAAGTGAAGGCAGAACAGTGTTGTCAGAAAATGTTGCAGGAAGAAGAAGCGTTACAGGTGATGTCACAAATAGTGAACTGGCAAGAGCTTTTGGAGCAGACCTTATACTGCTGAATGGAATTGATGTGTATAATCCGGTTATAGATGCTCTTCCTGAGTCAGATGAGCCTATAAAGCTTGTAAAAAAACTTACAGGAAGACCTATAGGACTTAATCTGGAACCTGTAGATCTGAAAGCTGACATGATGGAAGAAATAGAGATTATCCCTGAAGGAAGAATATGTTCAGAAGCTACACTGAAAAAGATAGAAAAAATGGGATTTGACTTTGTATGCCTGACAGGTAATCCTGGAACAGGAGTTACAAACAGCCAGATTGCTGAAGGAATAAAACTGGCTAAAAAGCATTTTTCAGGAATGGTAATAGCAGGTAAAATGCACTCTGCAGGAGTTGACGAACCTGTTGCAAATTTAGATGTTGTAAAAGAATTTATTGAAAGTGGTGCAGATGTTATAATGCTTCCGGCTGTAGGAACAGTACCTGGATTTACTCAGAGTGAAATGGAAAAAGCTGTAAAATATATCAAAGAAAATGGAGCACTTTCAATGTCTGCAATAGGAACAAGTCAGGAAAGCTCCACAAGAGAAACAATAAGACAAATAGCGATAATGAATAAAATTGCGGGAGTGGATATTCAGCATATTGGAGATGCAGGATATTCAGGAGTTGCAAACTTTGAAAATATAATGGAACTTTCCATAGCAATAAGAGGAGTAAGACATACAGTCAGAATGATTGCAGCTTCAAATGACAGATAGAAAAATAAAAAATAAATATATATATTTTAGGAGGTTTTATGAAAAGAATATACTTGTTTTGCAGTGCAGGAATGTCTACAAGCTTAGTTGCCAAAAGGATGCAGGAAGTGGCAGATAAACATAGTCTTCCCGTTGAAGTGAAGGCTTTTCCTGACAATAAGATAGATGTTATTGTCGAGGAATTTCATCCTGATGTAATTCTTTTAGGACCACAGGTAAAGTTTAAGCTTGAACAGACAGCTTCAAAATACGAACCACAGGGTATTCCAGTAGCAGTAATTGATCTTGAAGATTATGGAAAAGTTGATGGAGAACGTATTTTAAAGAGAGCAATAAAAATATTGAAGGAAAAGGCAGGGAAATAATATGTTTGATAAGTTGGAAAAAGTGTTAGGGCCTTTGGCATCTAAATTGAGTAGTAATAAAGTTTTAGCAGCAATCCGTGATGGATTTCTTGTGGGAACACCGTTAATTATAGCAGCTTCAATATTTTTAGTTATTGGTAATTTCCCTATTGAAGGATATGAAAAATTTGTTGCACAGTTTTTAGGTGAAGGATGGGACGGATATCTTAATGCTGTTATCCGTTCAACATTTGGAGTAATAGCACTTCTTGGTGTTATCGGTATTGGATATTATTATGCGAAGGCAAAGGGAGTAGAAGGAATTTCAGGAGCAGCTGTATCATTAGTAGCATTCCTTATTATAAGCCCTCAGTCTCATGATTTGTTTGTAAATGCAGAAGGAAAAGCTTTTAGAGGTTTTGCACTTAGAAATTTAGGAACAGAAGGTTTATTCCTTGCAATGATTACAGCATTACTTGCTGTAACTGTATTTGCTGCAGTTAAAAATAAAGGATGGACAATAAAACTTCCTGAAGGAGTTCCGCCTGCAGTAATGAATTCATTTGCGGCATTAATACCAAGTATGTTTGTAATGCTTCTGTTCTTTGTGTTAAGACTTTTCTTCTATTTCTTTACAAAAGATCAGTATGCACATGACTTTATTTATAAAGTTCTGCAAGGTCCTCTTGAAGGTTTAGGAAAGAATCTCTTCTTTGAACCGATTTATCAGTTCCTATCAACATTATTCTGGTTCTTTGGTATTAATGGTCCTGCTGTTACAAATACAGTTTTCTCTCCATTACACCTGGCTATGACAACAGGAAATCAGGAAGCATTTGCGGCTCATATGCCATTACCTCATATATTTACAGGTTCATTCTCTGATTTCTTCTGTAACTTCGGTGGAGGAGGAAGTACACTATCTCTAGTGTTGCTGATGATTTTTAAAGGTAAGTCAGAACGTATGAAAAAATTAGGAAAATTATCTATAGTGCCTGGAATTTTTGGAATAAACGAAATGGTTATTTTTGGACTTCCAGTTGTATTGAACCCAATTATTGCGATTCCATTTTTGTTAACACCGCTTGTTAATACAATTTTAGGTACACTTGCAACAGTATTACATATTATTCCTCGTACTACAGGAACATTATTACCTTGGACAACGCCTTTATTCTTTTCAGGATGGCTTTCTACAGGAAGTATAGTTGCAGGACTTTTCCAGATAGTACAGGTAGCAATAGGATGTATGATTTACTATCCATTCTTTAAAATATTGGATACTCAGTATTTGCAAGATGAAACAAAACCTGTAGAACAAAATGAAAAAGATGATTTAGAAGACATTTCGCTTGATGATATCTCTTTCTAGAAAATATAATTTGTATTGAATAAGGCTGTTTCAAAATTAATTTATAAATTTTAATTTTGGGGCAGTTTTGTTCGTTATAGAGGTTACTTCAATATGAGAACTTCATTTAAGAGGAAAATACACAAGTAATCATAAGAATAAAAGGACAGCTAATAGCAGAACATCTAAGTAAAATTTTTAGTAGTAAAGGAGACAGACAATGAGAATAGTTTTATTTTTTGATCAGATTCAATCTGGAACAGGCGGGAAAGAAGGAGCTAATGTGGAACTTGCACTGGAAAAGGGTGGAATTGGTTCATACATGATGTTTTCAGAATATATAAAAAATATAGGTGGAACAGTGCTTGCAACAACATACTGCAGCGACAACTATTTTAATGAAAATCAGGAACTTGTCCTTGAAAAAATGACGGGTCTTCTGAATAAGGTAAAAGCTGATATTCTTTTGTGTGGACCATGTTTCAACTATTACAACTATGCAGAAATGTCTTCCATTTTAGCAGAACACATAAAGAAGGAAACAGACTGTAAACCTGTAGTTGTATGTTCGGAAGAAAATAAAGAAATAATAGATAAATATAAAAATGATCTGGTAATGATAAAAATGCCCAAAAAAGGTGGAGTAGGATTACGTGAATCATTGCAGAATATGGCAAAAGTAATTAAAAAAGTTTATGATGGAGCAGATTTATCTGAAGTAAGTGATTATATATATAAATAGTCAGAAAGAAACTATCTCAAAAAAGAAATAAAACATATGAAAAATATATTTATTCATTTACTAAAATTTCACTAATATAAAACAGTCATTCATAAAGAAAAAGTCAAAAACTCACCTAAAGGTTCAAACAGATGACTTTTTCTAAATTCATTTCCTGTTTTATATTGTGAAATTATAAATAATTCATAAATATAATTTTTCATATTACTCTTTAAATTTTTTTGAGACAATTCTACTGAAAATTTCTATTTTTAAAAATACAATCAAATAAATAAAAGAAATGGAGAAGGTATGAGATTAGAGGAATTATGCCAATTAAGGGGAGTTTCAGGAGATGAAAAGGAAGTACATGATTTTTTATATGATGAATATAAAAAAAGAAATCTTCCAATAATAAAAGACAGACTAGGGTCGGTTTTTGGCATTAAGAAAGGAAACGATTCATCATATAAAATAATGATAAGTTCAAACATGGATGAAAGTGGAGGAATGATTTCAGACATCAGGGAAGACGGACTGATGGAATTTTTAACAATAGGACTTTATGAAAAAAGTCTGTTTGAACAGAGAACAGTAAAAGTACTTAACAGAAGACATGAAGAATATACAGGATTTATAGTAAAAAATGAAAATGAACTTTTACTTGATACAGGATATGGAAATAAAGAGGAAGTTTTAAAAGCGGGAATTCAGATTGGAGATATTTTTTTACTTGATGTTCCAACTTTATGCCTTCCGGAAGGAGAGATACTTTCTAAAAATCTTTCTAACAGGGCAGGGCTTGAAGTTGGTCTTACAGTTCTGGATAAACTGGAAGAAGGTAGGGAAAATCTTCCATTTGATGTAGCAGTAGGCGGAATATCCCATTCAGTAACAGGTCAGCGTGGAGCAATAACGGCAACGACTGCTGTAAAACCTGATATAGCTATTGTCATTGATGCGACATATGTAAAAGAACCTAAAGAAAATGCCGTATATATTCGCAGTTTTGATAAGTCAATGCTTCCAAATCAAATGTTAAAACAGGAATTTTATGAAGCTGCACAGAAAAAAGGATATATTCCTGAAGGGCATGTTCAGCTGGAAGCAACAGACGGTTCTTTTATCCATAAGTCATTGGAGGGAACTCCGGCAGTTGTACTTGTACTGCCTTTAAAACATAAACAGGCTCTTTTAAATTCGTTAAAAGTAAAGCACATAAATAATCTTAGTGATGTAATCATAGAGTTTATTAAGGGGCTGACTGCTGAAAAAATAGAAAAATTCGGATTTAAAGGGTGAGAAAAATGAATTTTGATATAAAATGGGAAGTTTTGAAGGAGCTGACAGAAACTTATGCAATTTCAGGATTTGAAGAGGATATTGTCAATATATTGAAAAAGCATATAAATCTTCCATTTTCTCAGGATGGTCTTGGATCCTGCCTTTTTACAAAAGAAGGCAACGGTATTTCTATAATGGTAGCCACTCATATGGACGAAGTAGGATTTGTCGTAAAGGAAATAGATGAGCAGGGGTACCTGTATTTTCAGAATGTAGGAAATATGTGGTCGCATGTTCTGCTTAATCAGAAAGTGGCAGTTATAAATGAAAAAAAGAATATATATTATGGTGTTATTGGTGGACCTGCAGTCCATTCAATAAAGGAAAAGGAAAGAGAAAAGGTATTGCCAATTGATAAACTATATATTGATATGGGAGTTAGCAGTAAAAAACGGATTGAAGAACTGGGAATAAAAGTAGGAGACATGATATGTCCGTATGGAGAAATGATAGAACTGAATGAGAAAGGATACCTCGCAGGAAAAGCCTTTGATAATCGTGTAAGTGTAGCGACAGGAATATGGCTTATGAATATGCTGAAAAAGGAAAATACAGGTAATAAGGTTACTCTCGCGGCAACAGTACAGGAGGAAGTTGGGCTAAGAGGTGCAAGAACAACAGCACATAAAGTATTTCCTGACCTGGCAATAGCTGTAGATACTACTTTGGCAGGGGATACCCCCTTGAATAAAAACAATATAAAGCTTGGCAAAGGAGTAGCCATTAATGTTATTGATTCAATGACCATAATGAACAGGGGACTGCTTATTTATATTGAAAATCTGTGCAGAAAGAATGACATTCCTTATCAGCTGAGCTGTTTTACAGATGGTGGGACTGATGCAGGAAATATTCATAAGTCAGGAACTGGAATACTTGCAACAACTTTATCTATACCTATGAGATACATGCATACTCATCTTGGAGTCGTACATAAGGATGATATTATTGCGACATTGAAACTGCTGAAACTGATAATAGAAGATCTGACTCCTGAAAAGTATGACAGAATACTGAGGGAAAACTATAATTACAGTGAATAAGATGAAAAAACTTGAGGAGGTAAGAAGATGTGGGGAATAATTGCAACATGGTGCATGGCACATGATGGTGTCAAAGAAGCTTCAGAAATATTGAAAAATGATGGAAAAGCAGGAGAAGCGATAGAAACTGCAATAAAAAACGTTGAAGATTTTCCTTTTTATAAATCTGTAGGTTACGGTGGACTTCCAAATGAAGAAATGGAAGTCGAACTGGATGCGGCATACATGGATGGAAGCAGCTTTGATTTTGGTGCAGTATGTGCCATTAAAGATTTTGCCAATCCTATATCTGTTGCCAGAGATTTGAGTCATTTAAATGAAAATAGCATGTTAGTAAGTGAAGGTGCAGAAAAATATGCGCATAAAAAAGGTTTTGAAAGAAAAAATATGCTTACAGAAAGGGCAAAAATACATTACAGAAACAGATTGAAGGATATGGCACATATAAAAGAAATAGAAATAAAGCCCTATTCAGGACATGATACGGTTGGTATGGTGTGCCTTGATAAAGAAGAAAATATAGTTGCAGGAACTTCTACAAGTGGACTTTTCATGAAAAAGAAAGGAAGAGTGGGAGATTCGCCTGTAATCGGTTCAGGACTCTATGCTGACAGTGAGATTGGAGGAGCAAGTGCAACAGGACTCGGAGAAGATATAATGAAAGGAATAATTTCATATGAGATAGTAAAACTTATGGAAAGTGGTCTTTCTCCTCAGAAAGCATGTGAAAAGGCTGTCTTCACTTTTGAAAAGAAATTGATAAGAAAAAGAGGAAAAGCAGGAGATATTTCTGTAATTGCCATGAATAACAAAGGAGAATGGGGAGTAGCTACAAATATTGAAAATTTTTCCTTTGT
Coding sequences:
- a CDS encoding GrdB-related putative oxidoreductase, whose protein sequence is MRIVLFFDQIQSGTGGKEGANVELALEKGGIGSYMMFSEYIKNIGGTVLATTYCSDNYFNENQELVLEKMTGLLNKVKADILLCGPCFNYYNYAEMSSILAEHIKKETDCKPVVVCSEENKEIIDKYKNDLVMIKMPKKGGVGLRESLQNMAKVIKKVYDGADLSEVSDYIYK
- a CDS encoding M42 family metallopeptidase, whose protein sequence is MNFDIKWEVLKELTETYAISGFEEDIVNILKKHINLPFSQDGLGSCLFTKEGNGISIMVATHMDEVGFVVKEIDEQGYLYFQNVGNMWSHVLLNQKVAVINEKKNIYYGVIGGPAVHSIKEKEREKVLPIDKLYIDMGVSSKKRIEELGIKVGDMICPYGEMIELNEKGYLAGKAFDNRVSVATGIWLMNMLKKENTGNKVTLAATVQEEVGLRGARTTAHKVFPDLAIAVDTTLAGDTPLNKNNIKLGKGVAINVIDSMTIMNRGLLIYIENLCRKNDIPYQLSCFTDGGTDAGNIHKSGTGILATTLSIPMRYMHTHLGVVHKDDIIATLKLLKLIIEDLTPEKYDRILRENYNYSE
- a CDS encoding N(4)-(beta-N-acetylglucosaminyl)-L-asparaginase: MWGIIATWCMAHDGVKEASEILKNDGKAGEAIETAIKNVEDFPFYKSVGYGGLPNEEMEVELDAAYMDGSSFDFGAVCAIKDFANPISVARDLSHLNENSMLVSEGAEKYAHKKGFERKNMLTERAKIHYRNRLKDMAHIKEIEIKPYSGHDTVGMVCLDKEENIVAGTSTSGLFMKKKGRVGDSPVIGSGLYADSEIGGASATGLGEDIMKGIISYEIVKLMESGLSPQKACEKAVFTFEKKLIRKRGKAGDISVIAMNNKGEWGVATNIENFSFVAGNEKTPVKVYRTKRKGNEMKHEEATEEWLQEYINERTKPLIEK
- a CDS encoding replication initiation protein, with translation MNIYFSQKFTNFQKKDIKLEFSKKITKNEKIFLKLLFFKIVSDSYFLEKAEIRFEEILSIPEFSSINNFNSFFKALSEKYISFSVFSPDINFSGFFGILSSFILHSDYCQIFFTEEFKNCFSLKKSFFSLLEIEKFIFMTDSFSFGFYNNIIKNAEDKNEVCLPLSSVKMHLNADNKYERFFDFEKHILKKAIMDINTFTDFSVKYEKIKESGKPTNKIVSINFFITKSRQPYSPYDNTIYKMLELIKEKISNPEEIYRLFVLYVAKRGYKYVYDNINHAKSSFSENFEKNLKRTLMLNLASDNLKLYVSEFKTVKSPIVLFYTLTRKLNEIKRYYPKIEELLRTFKLKDIDSISYFKDNDSFDFSNEYIKIFVRYYSDKKSIIEIYLPGNVIEKMESTPKRIKYFNDK
- a CDS encoding PTS sugar transporter subunit IIB, which produces MKRIYLFCSAGMSTSLVAKRMQEVADKHSLPVEVKAFPDNKIDVIVEEFHPDVILLGPQVKFKLEQTASKYEPQGIPVAVIDLEDYGKVDGERILKRAIKILKEKAGK
- a CDS encoding alpha-glucosidase encodes the protein MDTKKLDKKWWKKEVGYQIYPRSFYDSNNDGIGDLNGITEKLDYLKNLGITLIWVCPIFKSPMDDNGYDISDYYDVNPEFGTKEDLERLISEAEKRGIKIILDLVINHTSDEHEWFLEALKNPESKYRNYYIFKRGKNGLPPTNWRSHFGGSVWEKVEGEVDENGNEMYYLHLFTKKQPDLNWENPEVRQELYKIVNYWLEKGIAGFRVDAINSIKKDKDYLDLPVDGADGLAHNIKYTLNQPGIEGFLTELAEKTFKKYNCMTVAETPLLEYERYSDFIGEGGFFSMIFDFSYSDLDMAKEGFYYSVQDVKVRELRNKIFESQLTQQKYGWGAPFLENHDLPRSLNKFFGEKANETNAKLLGNVFFFLRGTPFIYQGQEIGMDNFVRNDISEFDDIASKDQYQRALGEGFSPKEALYFVNKRSRDNSRTPMQWDEGKNAGFSEDENIKSWIKLTGRHTVTNVKNQLNDEDSIFAHYKNMIELRQNGKYSDCLIYGEFIPVLLKNDKIIAYIRKYENQNILCINNFSDKKQQVELSEIAKSISEKEIKLADILINNYKNIENDSEVLALEGYQSLLVEFQIL
- a CDS encoding PTS sugar transporter subunit IIC, encoding MFDKLEKVLGPLASKLSSNKVLAAIRDGFLVGTPLIIAASIFLVIGNFPIEGYEKFVAQFLGEGWDGYLNAVIRSTFGVIALLGVIGIGYYYAKAKGVEGISGAAVSLVAFLIISPQSHDLFVNAEGKAFRGFALRNLGTEGLFLAMITALLAVTVFAAVKNKGWTIKLPEGVPPAVMNSFAALIPSMFVMLLFFVLRLFFYFFTKDQYAHDFIYKVLQGPLEGLGKNLFFEPIYQFLSTLFWFFGINGPAVTNTVFSPLHLAMTTGNQEAFAAHMPLPHIFTGSFSDFFCNFGGGGSTLSLVLLMIFKGKSERMKKLGKLSIVPGIFGINEMVIFGLPVVLNPIIAIPFLLTPLVNTILGTLATVLHIIPRTTGTLLPWTTPLFFSGWLSTGSIVAGLFQIVQVAIGCMIYYPFFKILDTQYLQDETKPVEQNEKDDLEDISLDDISF
- a CDS encoding PEP phosphonomutase — protein: MGKRLLSCFTSDFNKMSGQDLKNAIKASEGRTVLSENVAGRRSVTGDVTNSELARAFGADLILLNGIDVYNPVIDALPESDEPIKLVKKLTGRPIGLNLEPVDLKADMMEEIEIIPEGRICSEATLKKIEKMGFDFVCLTGNPGTGVTNSQIAEGIKLAKKHFSGMVIAGKMHSAGVDEPVANLDVVKEFIESGADVIMLPAVGTVPGFTQSEMEKAVKYIKENGALSMSAIGTSQESSTRETIRQIAIMNKIAGVDIQHIGDAGYSGVANFENIMELSIAIRGVRHTVRMIAASNDR